In Thermorudis peleae, a genomic segment contains:
- a CDS encoding ABC transporter permease yields the protein MATLETPAAALFTARLPARRPWWERALHTRNLMLGIGLLGVILLLAIAAPLITPYGPYTTDYAHALQPPSLQHLFGTDMYGRDIFTRVLYGGRIDLQVGVLSVLAPFLIGTLLGALAGYFGGWWDTLVMRIVDVVQAFPFIILIIAIVAILGPGLRNMYVAVALVAWVVYARLIRGEILVEKQKEYVLAARALGNTDRRVIFRHLMPNVILPSLVFATADMALYILLAAALSFLGLGVKPPTPEWGAMITEGQPFMTTAWWISALPGTAIIATGIALSLIGDGLADLFRLR from the coding sequence ATGGCAACACTCGAGACGCCCGCAGCAGCGCTGTTCACCGCGCGACTTCCTGCGCGTCGGCCGTGGTGGGAGCGGGCTTTGCACACGCGGAACCTCATGCTCGGCATCGGGCTGTTGGGAGTGATCCTGCTCCTGGCGATCGCCGCGCCGCTCATTACTCCCTACGGCCCGTATACCACCGACTACGCCCACGCCTTGCAGCCACCCAGTCTGCAGCATCTGTTTGGGACTGATATGTATGGACGGGATATCTTTACGCGCGTGCTCTATGGTGGGCGGATCGACCTTCAAGTCGGCGTGTTGAGCGTTCTTGCCCCGTTCTTGATCGGCACGTTGCTTGGGGCGCTTGCCGGTTACTTTGGTGGATGGTGGGATACGCTGGTGATGCGCATCGTCGATGTTGTCCAAGCATTCCCGTTCATTATTTTGATCATTGCTATTGTTGCGATTCTGGGTCCTGGCTTACGGAATATGTACGTGGCAGTGGCACTCGTTGCATGGGTCGTCTATGCCCGGCTGATTCGCGGTGAGATCCTGGTCGAGAAACAGAAAGAGTATGTTCTGGCCGCTCGCGCTCTTGGCAACACTGACCGTCGAGTGATCTTCCGGCATCTGATGCCGAACGTCATTCTCCCCTCACTGGTGTTCGCCACTGCCGACATGGCTCTCTACATCTTGCTAGCAGCAGCGCTCAGCTTTCTTGGACTTGGCGTTAAGCCACCGACACCGGAATGGGGAGCGATGATTACTGAGGGACAGCCATTTATGACAACGGCGTGGTGGATTAGTGCCCTTCCGGGAACCGCCATTATTGCAACGGGTATTGCGCTCAGCCTCATTGGCGATGGGCTCGCTGACCTTTTCCGCCTCCGTTAA
- a CDS encoding ABC transporter permease, which yields MTRSEYVVRRLVQLIPALFGVTLVVFAMLRLIPGDPVTALVGEHASDETIARVRHSLGLDQPIWLQYLYYLRSLVTLNLGESHRYGSPVAALIGPRLTVSIAVALYTVVLTTLFSVPLGVLSALYRDSWFDHLVRSTLVVTMVMPTFWVGIMLILFFSIRLGWFPVSGFGDGIVGHLWHLFLPALTLSLGLAPILIRALRASMLQTLSEEYVKTARAKGLAEGLVIRRHVLRNALIPWATLLGVHTGFLMGGTVITEKVFALPGAGALLIDSVAARDYPVVQALTLVFALLVILVNLLTDLLYSFLDPRVRY from the coding sequence ATGACGCGGAGCGAGTACGTCGTTCGACGGCTGGTTCAGCTCATTCCCGCGCTTTTTGGCGTTACGCTCGTGGTCTTCGCCATGCTCCGCCTGATTCCCGGAGATCCCGTCACCGCTTTGGTTGGCGAGCATGCCAGCGACGAGACAATTGCGCGTGTGCGACACAGCCTTGGACTTGATCAGCCGATCTGGTTGCAGTACCTCTACTATCTGCGCAGCCTGGTAACACTCAACCTTGGCGAGTCACATCGATATGGGTCACCGGTTGCGGCGCTGATCGGCCCGCGGCTTACTGTCTCGATCGCTGTCGCGTTGTACACAGTCGTCCTGACGACACTGTTCTCCGTGCCGCTCGGGGTGCTAAGCGCGCTCTATCGCGACAGTTGGTTCGACCATCTCGTACGCTCAACGCTGGTTGTCACGATGGTCATGCCGACGTTTTGGGTTGGCATCATGCTCATTCTGTTCTTTAGCATTCGGCTTGGCTGGTTCCCAGTTTCTGGATTCGGCGACGGGATTGTTGGTCATCTTTGGCATCTGTTTTTGCCAGCCTTGACCCTATCGCTCGGCCTCGCGCCGATTCTTATCCGAGCATTACGGGCCAGCATGCTCCAGACACTCAGCGAGGAGTATGTCAAAACTGCTCGAGCAAAAGGCCTTGCGGAAGGGCTGGTGATCCGACGCCACGTGCTCCGCAACGCGTTGATTCCCTGGGCAACGCTCCTTGGCGTCCATACCGGCTTTCTCATGGGTGGAACAGTGATTACGGAGAAAGTCTTTGCCTTGCCCGGGGCAGGCGCCTTGCTGATCGATTCCGTTGCAGCGCGCGATTATCCGGTCGTCCAAGCGCTGACACTGGTCTTTGCTCTGCTTGTCATTCTCGTTAACCTGTTGACTGACCTGCTGTATTCGTTCCTCGACCCACGTGTCCGCTATTGA
- a CDS encoding ABC transporter substrate-binding protein gives MYPLWLQTLQHHLAAGHITRREFVRRAALLGFSAPAISAALTACGGGGGQASPTAQGNAASTPAIRIEQNVTATPSPATPTPAASPAGKSGGSVNLARGTDSDNLDPVTQDGNVDIWVLMNVYDQLVTVADNGLELMPGLAEKWDVSQDGTTYTFHIRQGVKFYDGTPLKVSDIKWSIERAKTTKESIWTFTLDQVKEITTPDDRTVVITLSQPWAPFLSDISMFNASIISQDFAQKIGVDKLVEQTMGTGPFHVKEWKKGQAMTLVRNPNYWEPGLPRLDQITLTVIPDSNSRILQVKGGAVDGIIGQNDVPLSQVNDLKSDSNLQVLIFPSTYNNFVVLNTRQAPLNDINVRQALNYATDKQTLIKSVLFGIGEPSNSFMPNGALYWNKDQPGYPFDLTKAKQLMAQSSVPNGFKLEFQILAGNQQQLQIATALKDMWSKIGVDLDIVQLEQGVFTNNYRQNKFQARLAGWTNDIIDPDELVSYAILPDQTENYHTGWVNQEAIDLAKQARQTLDPEKRRQLYYRIQEIHMHDAPFVYLFVIPYVDVLRKRVQGFFHHPMGQWVFKRMYVTG, from the coding sequence ATGTATCCCCTTTGGCTTCAGACATTGCAGCACCATCTGGCTGCTGGCCACATCACCCGTCGCGAATTCGTTCGCCGAGCAGCCTTGCTCGGCTTCAGCGCTCCGGCAATCAGCGCAGCGTTAACAGCATGCGGCGGTGGGGGTGGGCAAGCAAGTCCAACCGCGCAAGGGAACGCAGCTAGCACTCCAGCGATCCGGATTGAGCAGAACGTTACCGCGACGCCAAGTCCAGCAACACCAACACCAGCTGCGTCGCCAGCCGGGAAGAGCGGAGGATCGGTGAACCTGGCGCGTGGTACGGACTCCGACAATTTGGACCCTGTCACTCAAGACGGGAATGTCGATATCTGGGTCTTGATGAATGTTTACGACCAGCTCGTGACAGTGGCAGACAACGGGCTGGAGCTTATGCCCGGACTTGCTGAGAAGTGGGACGTCTCTCAGGACGGGACAACATATACCTTTCACATTCGCCAAGGCGTCAAGTTCTACGATGGTACGCCGCTGAAGGTGAGCGATATCAAGTGGTCGATTGAACGCGCGAAGACCACGAAAGAGAGTATCTGGACGTTTACCCTTGACCAGGTCAAGGAGATAACAACGCCGGATGATCGCACCGTCGTAATTACACTCAGCCAGCCTTGGGCCCCGTTTCTGTCTGACATCTCGATGTTTAACGCGAGCATTATTTCGCAGGACTTTGCGCAAAAGATCGGCGTTGACAAGCTCGTTGAGCAGACGATGGGCACTGGCCCATTCCATGTAAAGGAGTGGAAGAAAGGCCAGGCAATGACACTTGTGCGCAATCCGAACTACTGGGAGCCAGGCCTGCCACGTCTCGATCAGATTACGCTGACCGTGATTCCAGATAGTAACAGCCGCATCCTTCAGGTCAAAGGTGGGGCAGTCGATGGGATCATTGGCCAAAATGACGTGCCGCTGAGCCAGGTGAATGATCTCAAGAGTGACTCGAACCTCCAGGTGCTCATTTTCCCCTCGACATACAACAATTTTGTTGTCCTCAATACGCGCCAGGCTCCACTCAACGACATCAACGTGCGCCAGGCGCTCAACTATGCAACCGATAAGCAGACATTGATCAAGTCGGTGCTGTTTGGTATTGGGGAACCATCAAACAGCTTTATGCCCAATGGAGCGCTGTACTGGAACAAAGACCAGCCGGGCTATCCATTTGACCTCACTAAGGCGAAGCAACTGATGGCACAATCGTCCGTTCCAAATGGATTTAAGCTCGAATTCCAGATTCTGGCTGGCAATCAGCAGCAATTGCAGATTGCGACGGCGCTCAAAGATATGTGGAGCAAGATTGGGGTTGACCTGGACATCGTCCAGCTGGAGCAGGGCGTCTTCACCAACAACTATCGCCAAAACAAGTTCCAGGCCCGGCTCGCTGGTTGGACGAATGACATTATCGACCCAGATGAACTCGTTTCCTACGCGATCTTGCCAGACCAAACGGAAAACTATCACACTGGCTGGGTGAACCAAGAGGCCATCGACCTCGCCAAGCAAGCGCGGCAGACCCTTGACCCTGAGAAGCGCCGCCAGCTGTACTATCGTATCCAGGAAATTCATATGCATGATGCGCCATTCGTCTATCTCTTCGTTATTCCCTATGTCGATGTGTTGCGGAAGCGCGTTCAGGGCTTCTTCCACCATCCGATGGGGCAGTGGGTGTTTAAGCGGATGTACGTCACCGGATAA